The Pyrus communis chromosome 14, drPyrComm1.1, whole genome shotgun sequence sequence GCTACAATCGTATTCCACTTTGattcttcttttctcttctttttcatcACTAGGTGTCACTTCATTTTGAGAGGACAGATTGTTATAGGAAAATGGATGAATAACTACAAAAAGGTAATGTTCTTAGACACACAAAACTGATTAAATTGTCTGGTTTATTTAATATAGGTGAGTTTCATATACAATAGTGAAGTCATCCTTATTAATTAGAAGTTTGAGAAGAggtcatgtcacatcccggcccggggcggatcacttcccgggcccgctccaccaccgtagcacgatattgtccgctttgggcttaccattccctcacggttttgtttttgggaactcacgagcaacttcccagtgggtcacccatcatgggattgctctagcccccttctcgcttaacttcagagttcctacggaacccgaagccagtgagctcccaaaaagcctcgtgctaggtaggaatgagaatatacatttaaggatcactcccctgggcaatgtgggatgtcacaagtcATCAATGTGATCAATTTGTGAAAAAAGCAgtgttattatatttaatattgagAGCGGAAATCGTTTGAATTCATGACAATATGtttgaattatttaataattagtacATCCCATGTATTCCATCTCCGCAATCaaggttaatttttatttgtctaATGGAGCAGCGTCGAGATGGCCATGCAATTGCTAGCCAGCTTACGCAATGTAACAATATCCTCATCCTTGAAGGGCAACTTGAACCCCGGAGACTCAGCGACGGCATCATCACACGTGCCCAAATAGGTAATCACTCCGCTGAGCCTGGTTTGTATTGTGCCAACATCGTGTGCGACAATCGCATCAGTAGCACCGTTGAGGTCATCAACTGCGGATTCGTATTCTTCTTGGCATACTTGGACAGTCGACATATCTGATGCGGAAAGGCCACCCAGCTTCTTGAACTGGGCGAGGGCCTGTTGCATGCGGTTCAAGCATGCTTTAATCTCTATCTGAAGCGCGCTGATAGGGTCGGCAGCACCGTGTTCAGAAGGAAGGATGGTGCTGGAGCAAAGACCAGGGTTATCAGTTTTTGCGCAGATTTTTTCAAGAGCCGCATCCACCTGTGGGATTGGGGCTGATGAGCCTTGacaggaagagaagaggagagaagaGATGGACATGACTACGAGGAGGATGCGGCTGTTGATGATGAGCTCCATTGTCTCTTCTCTTCACTTCCCTTTCTCTTTATCAGAGGTAGAAGAGGAAAGACAACAAAATTGAATAGGAACAAGGAGGTTAGGGACAGG is a genomic window containing:
- the LOC137714692 gene encoding pectinesterase inhibitor 1-like, which gives rise to MELIINSRILLVVMSISSLLFSSCQGSSAPIPQVDAALEKICAKTDNPGLCSSTILPSEHGAADPISALQIEIKACLNRMQQALAQFKKLGGLSASDMSTVQVCQEEYESAVDDLNGATDAIVAHDVGTIQTRLSGVITYLGTCDDAVAESPGFKLPFKDEDIVTLRKLASNCMAISTLLH